A region of Micromonospora sp. WMMD882 DNA encodes the following proteins:
- the treY gene encoding malto-oligosyltrehalose synthase → MSVTPTDPQANGRRVGATYRVQVSPGFDLTATAELADYLAALGVTHLYSAPLLTAAPGSAHGYDVVDHRAVNPALGGEAGRRRLVDALRAAGLGLVVDIVPNHAGVAQPAANPAWWDVLRAGRASTYARWFDIDWDRGRLLLPVLADTPDALDDLKLVDGELRYHEHRFPVADGTGDGSPREVHDRQHYELVSWRRGDAELTYRRFFAVSDLAGLRVEDPEVFDATHAEILRWAAAGEVDGIRVDHPDGLRDPAGYLARLRAAAPDAWLIVEKILEYGEELPDWPVDGTTGYDALAPVGGLFVDGRAEGDLTALDTRLTGAATSWPELIHATKLAAATRLLAAELTRLAALAPEVDRDAARAALAELAACFPVYRGYPPEGARHLAAARAEAGRRRPDLTVALDAVTTRLRDPDDELGRRFPQLTGAVMAKGVEDTAYYRWSRFVALNEVGGSPAHFGAPPEEFHRFAADRLRRWPRSMTTLSTHDTKRGEDVRARLAVLSELPDRWAGQVTAWMRDAPLPDPAFAHLLWQTVVGAWPIERERLHAYVEKAAREAAASTSWSDPDPVFERALHALVDRMYDDPGLRGAITAFAEEITWAGWSNALGQKLVQLAMPGVPDTYQGTELWDNSLVDPDNRRPVDFAVRRELLARLDAGWRPPVDAGGAAKLLVVSRTLRLRRDRPELFTGHRALPARGPAAAHAVCFDTGGALAVATRLPVGLARRGGWGDTTLSLPGNRMTEVFTGRVYAGGRVSLGDLLGTYPVALLAPAEPASAPTEAGEAV, encoded by the coding sequence ATGTCGGTCACCCCCACGGACCCGCAGGCGAACGGCCGGCGGGTCGGCGCGACGTACCGGGTGCAGGTCAGCCCCGGCTTCGACCTGACCGCCACCGCCGAGCTGGCCGACTACCTCGCCGCCCTCGGCGTCACCCACCTCTACAGCGCGCCGCTGCTCACCGCCGCCCCCGGCTCGGCGCACGGCTACGACGTCGTCGACCACCGGGCGGTCAACCCGGCGCTCGGCGGGGAGGCCGGCCGGCGACGACTGGTCGACGCGCTGCGCGCCGCCGGGCTCGGCCTGGTCGTGGACATCGTCCCCAACCACGCCGGGGTGGCCCAGCCGGCCGCCAACCCGGCCTGGTGGGACGTGCTGCGCGCCGGCCGCGCCTCGACGTACGCGCGCTGGTTCGACATCGACTGGGACCGGGGCCGGCTGCTGCTGCCGGTGCTCGCCGACACCCCGGACGCCCTCGACGACCTCAAGCTGGTCGACGGGGAGCTGCGCTACCACGAGCACCGCTTCCCGGTCGCCGACGGCACCGGCGACGGCAGCCCCCGCGAAGTGCACGACCGGCAGCACTACGAGCTGGTGAGCTGGCGGCGCGGCGACGCCGAGCTGACGTACCGGCGGTTCTTCGCGGTCTCCGACCTGGCCGGGCTGCGGGTGGAGGACCCGGAGGTGTTCGACGCCACCCACGCGGAGATCCTGCGGTGGGCGGCGGCCGGCGAGGTCGACGGCATCCGGGTCGACCACCCGGACGGGCTGCGCGACCCGGCCGGCTACCTGGCTCGGCTGCGCGCCGCCGCGCCCGACGCCTGGCTGATCGTGGAGAAGATCCTCGAGTACGGCGAGGAGCTGCCGGACTGGCCGGTCGACGGCACCACCGGCTACGACGCGCTCGCCCCGGTCGGCGGCCTGTTCGTCGACGGCCGCGCAGAAGGCGACCTCACCGCCCTGGACACCCGGCTGACCGGCGCGGCCACCTCCTGGCCGGAGCTGATCCACGCTACCAAGCTGGCCGCCGCCACCCGGTTGCTCGCCGCCGAGCTGACCCGGCTCGCCGCGCTCGCCCCCGAGGTGGACCGCGATGCCGCCCGCGCCGCCCTGGCCGAGCTGGCCGCCTGTTTCCCGGTCTACCGGGGCTACCCGCCGGAGGGGGCCCGGCACCTGGCCGCCGCCCGCGCCGAGGCGGGCCGTCGCCGCCCGGACCTGACCGTCGCGCTGGACGCGGTCACCACCCGACTGCGCGACCCGGACGACGAGCTCGGCCGACGGTTCCCGCAGCTCACCGGGGCGGTGATGGCCAAGGGGGTGGAGGACACCGCCTACTACCGGTGGAGCCGGTTCGTCGCCCTCAACGAGGTCGGCGGCAGCCCGGCGCACTTCGGCGCCCCGCCGGAGGAGTTCCACCGGTTCGCCGCCGACCGGCTGCGCCGCTGGCCCCGGTCGATGACCACGCTCTCCACCCATGACACCAAACGCGGCGAGGACGTCCGCGCCCGGCTGGCGGTGTTGTCCGAGCTGCCGGACCGGTGGGCCGGGCAGGTCACCGCATGGATGCGGGACGCGCCGCTGCCCGACCCGGCCTTCGCCCACCTGCTGTGGCAGACCGTCGTCGGCGCGTGGCCGATCGAACGGGAACGGCTGCACGCGTACGTGGAGAAGGCTGCCCGGGAGGCCGCCGCGTCGACCAGTTGGAGCGACCCGGACCCGGTCTTCGAGCGCGCCCTGCACGCCCTGGTCGACCGGATGTACGACGACCCCGGGCTGCGCGGCGCGATCACCGCGTTCGCCGAGGAGATCACCTGGGCCGGCTGGTCGAACGCGCTCGGGCAGAAGCTCGTCCAGCTCGCCATGCCCGGGGTGCCCGACACCTACCAGGGCACCGAGCTGTGGGACAACTCCCTCGTCGACCCGGACAACCGCCGCCCGGTCGACTTCGCCGTGCGCCGGGAGCTGCTGGCCCGGCTCGACGCCGGCTGGCGGCCCCCGGTGGACGCCGGTGGCGCCGCCAAGCTGCTGGTGGTCTCCCGCACGCTGCGGCTGCGCCGGGACCGGCCGGAGCTGTTCACCGGCCACCGGGCGCTGCCGGCGCGCGGCCCGGCGGCGGCGCACGCGGTCTGCTTCGACACCGGCGGCGCGCTGGCCGTGGCGACCCGGCTGCCGGTGGGCCTGGCCCGCCGGGGCGGCTGGGGCGACACGACGCTGTCACTTCCCGGCAACCGGATGACCGAGGTGTTCACCGGGCGGGTCTACGCTGGCGGACGGGTGTCGTTGGGCGATCTGCTGGGCACCTATCCCGTCGCGCTGCTGGCTCCCGCCGAGCCGGCGTCCGCGCCCACCGAGGCCGGGGAGGCCGTATGA
- the glgX gene encoding glycogen debranching protein GlgX: MQVWPGDRYPLGATYDGMGTNFAIFSEVAEAVDLCLFDEWDTGAERRVRLREVDAHVWHGYIPGIEPGQRYGYRVHGPYDPGNGLRCNPHKLLLDPYAKAVDGDVRWHPAVYDYVLGEPDRISEEDSAPYLPKSVVVNPYFDWGNDKPPRTPYHHSVIYEAHVRGLTMRHPGIPEELRGTYAAIAAPAMIEHLTKLGVTAIELMPVHQFVHDHRLADLGLRNYWGYNTIGFFAPHHGYSAMGHLGQQVQEFRGMVRALHAAGIEVILDVVYNHTAEGNHLGPTLSFKGVDNPSYYRLSEEDRRYYVDYTGTGNSLNVRSPHSLQLIMDSLRYWVTEMHVDGFRFDLAATLAREFYEVDRLSTFFEVVQQDPVVSQVKLIAEPWDVGPGGYQVGNFPPVWTEWNGKYRDTVRDFWRGEPATLAEFASRISGSADLYQDDGRKPFHSINFVTCHDGFTLNDLVSYNDKHNEANGEENRDGEGHNRSWNCGVEGPTDDPGVLALRARQRRNFLATLMLSQGVPMIGHGDELGRTQHGNNNAYCQDSELAWIDWEQVDEQLLEFVRTLTAFRTRHQVFRRRRFFTGLPVGGRTAEQPLPDLAWYTPDGREMNGGDWGNDFGRAVTLFVNGEGIPERGQYGQRHHDNSFLLCFNAHDAPLDFTLPGGEFGQKWHCVISTADPDPDGTTVVGAGGTLQVPDRSLVVLERAV; encoded by the coding sequence ATGCAGGTCTGGCCGGGTGACCGCTATCCGTTGGGGGCCACCTACGACGGGATGGGCACCAACTTCGCGATCTTCTCGGAGGTGGCCGAGGCGGTGGACCTCTGCCTCTTCGACGAGTGGGACACCGGCGCCGAGCGACGGGTACGGCTGCGGGAGGTCGACGCGCACGTCTGGCACGGCTACATCCCGGGCATCGAGCCCGGCCAGCGGTACGGCTACCGGGTGCACGGGCCGTACGACCCGGGCAACGGGTTGCGCTGCAACCCGCACAAGCTGCTGCTCGACCCGTACGCGAAGGCGGTCGACGGGGACGTGCGGTGGCATCCGGCGGTGTACGACTACGTGCTGGGCGAGCCGGACCGGATCTCCGAGGAGGACTCGGCCCCGTACCTGCCGAAGTCGGTGGTGGTGAACCCGTACTTCGACTGGGGCAACGACAAGCCGCCGCGCACCCCGTACCACCACTCGGTGATCTACGAGGCGCACGTGCGGGGGCTGACCATGCGGCACCCGGGCATCCCCGAGGAACTGCGCGGCACGTACGCGGCGATCGCCGCCCCGGCGATGATCGAGCACCTGACGAAGCTCGGCGTGACCGCTATCGAGCTGATGCCGGTGCACCAGTTCGTGCACGACCACCGCCTGGCCGACCTGGGGCTGCGCAACTACTGGGGCTACAACACCATCGGTTTCTTCGCCCCGCACCACGGCTACTCGGCGATGGGCCATCTCGGTCAGCAGGTGCAGGAGTTCCGGGGCATGGTCCGGGCGCTGCACGCCGCCGGCATCGAGGTGATCCTCGACGTGGTCTACAACCACACCGCCGAGGGCAACCACCTCGGCCCGACGCTGAGCTTCAAGGGCGTCGACAACCCCAGCTACTACCGGCTGTCGGAGGAGGACCGGCGGTACTACGTCGACTACACCGGCACCGGCAACAGCCTCAACGTGCGCAGCCCGCACTCGCTGCAACTGATCATGGACTCGTTGCGGTACTGGGTGACCGAGATGCACGTCGACGGGTTCCGGTTCGACCTCGCCGCCACCCTGGCCCGCGAGTTCTACGAGGTGGACCGGCTCTCCACCTTCTTCGAGGTGGTCCAGCAGGACCCGGTGGTCAGCCAGGTCAAGCTGATCGCCGAGCCGTGGGACGTCGGCCCCGGCGGCTACCAGGTGGGCAACTTCCCGCCGGTGTGGACCGAGTGGAACGGCAAGTACCGGGACACCGTCCGCGACTTCTGGCGCGGCGAGCCGGCCACCCTGGCCGAGTTCGCCTCCCGGATCTCCGGCTCCGCCGACCTCTACCAGGACGACGGCCGCAAACCGTTCCACAGCATCAACTTCGTCACCTGCCACGACGGGTTCACCCTCAATGACCTGGTGTCGTACAACGACAAGCACAACGAGGCCAACGGCGAGGAGAACCGGGACGGCGAGGGCCACAACCGGTCCTGGAACTGCGGCGTCGAGGGCCCCACCGACGACCCCGGCGTGCTGGCGCTGCGGGCCCGGCAGCGCCGCAACTTCCTGGCCACCCTGATGCTCTCCCAGGGCGTGCCGATGATCGGCCACGGCGACGAGCTGGGCCGCACCCAGCACGGCAACAACAACGCCTACTGCCAGGACAGCGAGCTGGCCTGGATCGACTGGGAACAGGTCGACGAGCAGCTCCTGGAGTTCGTCCGGACGCTCACCGCGTTCCGTACCCGGCACCAGGTGTTCCGCCGCCGCCGCTTCTTCACCGGCCTGCCGGTGGGCGGACGCACCGCCGAGCAGCCCCTGCCCGACCTGGCCTGGTACACCCCGGACGGTCGGGAGATGAACGGCGGCGACTGGGGCAACGACTTCGGCCGGGCGGTCACCCTCTTCGTCAACGGCGAGGGGATCCCCGAACGCGGCCAGTACGGCCAGCGCCACCACGACAACTCGTTCCTGCTCTGTTTCAACGCCCACGACGCGCCACTGGACTTCACCCTCCCCGGCGGCGAGTTCGGGCAGAAGTGGCACTGCGTGATCAGCACCGCCGATCCGGACCCGGACGGCACGACGGTGGTCGGCGCGGGCGGCACCCTCCAGGTGCCGGACCGCTCCCTGGTGGTCCTGGAAAGGGCGGTCTGA
- a CDS encoding glycosyltransferase family 4 protein: MTIPRVGEQFASPSDRACRPTLTSRPQIPHQVGNAGLPPHATAGTPRSRILMLSWEYPPVLVGGLGRHVHALSVALVAAGHEVTVVTRHSEGAPLEEYADGVRIVRAAEDPVAFPLATESLLAWTMAFNHTLTRAALRAAESGGYDVIHAHDWLVAHTAMTLREHLDVPLVSTIHATEAGRHQGWLPKEMNRTIHAVEHWLGNESGRVIVCSGYMRDEVTGLFGVPGGRVDVVPNGVEPHRWKAPVAAVAAARRRFAGDGPLVTFAGRLVYEKGVQHLLAGLPRLRDRHPGLRAVIVGDGPYRGELETEVRRLGLAGTVELPGFLGGTDLPAVMAASDCFAVPSIYEPFGMVALEGAAAGAPLAVAATGGLAEIVEPGVTGMTFRPQDPDGLSEAVDALLSDTEGARLLARRARAMVHERYGWAAIASRTASTYAAAIAQAPGFVAERAEHQMAHGRTRPALPEGNLLAAAGLR, encoded by the coding sequence GTGACGATCCCGCGGGTCGGCGAGCAGTTCGCGAGCCCCTCGGACCGGGCCTGCCGGCCCACCCTCACCTCCCGCCCGCAGATCCCGCACCAGGTCGGGAACGCCGGACTCCCACCCCACGCCACCGCGGGCACGCCGCGCTCCCGCATCCTGATGCTCTCCTGGGAGTACCCGCCGGTGCTGGTCGGCGGCCTCGGCCGGCACGTGCACGCGCTCTCCGTCGCCCTGGTCGCCGCCGGCCACGAGGTCACCGTGGTCACCCGGCACAGCGAGGGCGCGCCCCTGGAGGAGTACGCCGACGGGGTACGTATCGTCCGCGCCGCCGAGGACCCGGTGGCCTTCCCGCTGGCCACCGAGTCGCTGCTGGCCTGGACGATGGCCTTCAACCACACGCTGACCCGGGCCGCGCTGCGCGCCGCCGAGTCCGGCGGGTACGACGTGATCCACGCCCACGACTGGCTGGTCGCGCACACCGCGATGACCCTGCGCGAGCACCTGGACGTGCCGTTGGTCAGCACCATCCACGCCACCGAGGCCGGTCGGCACCAGGGTTGGCTGCCGAAGGAGATGAACCGCACCATCCACGCCGTGGAGCACTGGCTCGGCAACGAGTCCGGCCGGGTGATCGTCTGCTCCGGGTACATGCGCGACGAGGTGACCGGGCTGTTCGGCGTGCCGGGCGGCCGGGTCGACGTGGTGCCCAACGGGGTGGAGCCGCACCGCTGGAAGGCCCCGGTGGCGGCGGTCGCCGCGGCCCGCCGACGGTTCGCCGGGGACGGCCCGCTGGTCACCTTCGCCGGGCGGCTGGTCTACGAGAAGGGCGTGCAGCACCTGCTGGCCGGGCTGCCCCGGCTGCGGGACCGGCACCCCGGGCTGCGCGCGGTGATCGTCGGCGACGGCCCGTACCGGGGTGAGCTGGAGACCGAGGTACGGCGGCTCGGGCTGGCCGGCACGGTCGAGCTGCCCGGTTTCCTGGGCGGCACCGACCTGCCCGCGGTGATGGCCGCCTCGGACTGCTTCGCGGTGCCCAGCATCTACGAGCCGTTCGGCATGGTCGCCCTGGAGGGGGCGGCGGCCGGCGCGCCCCTGGCGGTGGCCGCCACCGGCGGGCTCGCCGAGATCGTCGAGCCCGGCGTCACCGGGATGACCTTCCGCCCGCAGGACCCGGACGGCCTCAGCGAGGCGGTCGACGCGCTGCTGTCGGACACCGAGGGCGCCCGGCTGCTGGCCCGACGGGCCCGGGCCATGGTGCACGAGCGGTACGGCTGGGCGGCGATCGCCAGCCGCACCGCCTCGACGTACGCCGCGGCGATCGCCCAGGCCCCCGGTTT